GACGACCGTCAAGGTTCTCGGCTGGGTCGTGTCCCGATAAGGGTGTCAGTGGCCAGCAGGGCAAGAGCGAACGCAAGGTAAGGCCCTGCTCCCGTGTGCATACCCAAGATCCGGTCGCCTCATCATGGAGGCGGTCGGCGGCCATGATGGCGTCGAGGGTACGGACGAACCCGATGAAGCGCAGCTATCGCAACGGCGTCTGGCCCCAATTCGGTACCGCCTCCTGCTCCCTTGTGAGCTTCGCCCCGAAGCCCCTGGTCGGCTTTGACCGGCATGGCGGCCCTCCGCCCCTACCCAGATGAAGCGCGGTTCCGGTCGACGAATCGCGTGGAGTGTCGCCCGCGATGGCGTCTGGTTTCTGCGCGCTGGGCGGGCCTATCGTAGAATCCCACGCCATGGGCCTCCTCACCTTCGGTCTCAATGTGACGTTGGACGGATGCATCGATCACACCCAGGGGATCGCGGACGACGAGCTGCACGACTACTGGACGCAGCTCATGGATCAGAGCGGGGCGATGCTCTTCGGGCGCAACACCTACGAGCTGATGGAGGGAGCCTGGCCCGCGGTGGCACACGACGAAAAGGCGCCGCGCGCGATGCGCGAGTGGGCACAGAAGCTCGAAGCGAAGGCGAAGTACGTCGTGTCGGGCTCGCGGAGCGACTTTCCGTGGCAGAACACGAGCAAGGTGGAGGGTGACCTTCGCGAGGCGATCTCGGCGCTGAAAGCGAAGACCGAGCGGGGTGTCCTCGTCGGAGCGCCCAAGCTCTCGACTTCGCTCGAGGAGTGGGGGCTCATCGACGAGTACCGCATCGTCGTTCATCCCATCATCAGTGGCCGCGGGCCGACGTTGTTTCATGGCCTGTCGAGTGCTCGGCATCTCGAGCTCCTCTCGACCCAGCGGTTCAAGTCCGGCGTGCAGGCGCTCCACTTCCGTCGCCGGGCGGGATGAGCAAGGACGAGCGAACCCACGGCATTTCGCGTCGGGAAGAGTCCTCGCAGAAGCGACGCGAGTGAACCGCAGCGTCGCAACTGAGCGCGATGCAGCTGCCCGACTTCTTCGGACCACTGCTGACGAGAGAGGCGCCGCTCGGGATGGATTGGGTTCCACGGCATCGCACTGCCGTCGAAACTCCAGAGGCGTGACGTAGCCGCGGCTCCCTCGCCCCGCGCTTCTCGCCCGGCTTCAGCACGGGCTGCTCAATCGGAGGGTATTACCAGGGGCCGAAGCCGCACTATCCGCCCTCTCCCCGCTGACGTCGGCGGAACTCCTCCACCTTCGCCTTGTTGCCGCAGCCCGCCATGGAGCACCAGCGCCGCTGTCCGGAACGCGAGGTGTCCACGAAGAGGAGCGCGCAGCCCTCGCCCTCGCAGTGGCGGATGCGCTCCGCCAGCGGGCCCCCCAGTAGCTCCACACCGTCGCGCGCCACGGCCGCCAACAGTGAGTGCACGCCACCGCGCATCCACGTCAGTCCCTCGGGGCCCAGCTGTGGCGCCGGAGGAGGCTCCGCCGCCCACCGGTTCACCAGCGCCCTGGCTTTGGAGTCCATGCCCTCGTTTCGCAGGCGGGCCACCGCCAGTTGGTAGAGGGCCTCGCGAAGCTCGCGCGCGAGCCGCAGCTCCTCGTCGGTGGGCCGCGGATCCTTCGCCGCCAGCCCGGCGGCGACCAGCCAGCGGCCCAGGTCGTGCGGCGTCTCCAGCAAGTCCTTCGGCTCGGCCTTCAGCCGCGCGGCCAATGATGCAGGCAGGTCCAGGCAGAGCCGGCCCGAACGGAACTTGAACCCGTCGCGCAGCTCACCTGCCGGAGCCACGGGCCGCTCCGGTGCCTGTTTCTTTCTGGGTGCCATGACATCCCACAGGAAAGCATGAAACCGGGTTGACAGGTTACATAAAACCCAACATAACTTCGCCCGTAACCTGTTCATGGGGTTACCAACTCCACCCGTCGCGGAGGCACACTCATGCAGCTGGCAGGCAGGAAGGTGATTGTCGTTGGGGCTGGCTCGGGCATCGGAAGGGGCGTGGCCTTGGCCGCATCCGAGGCGGGCGCCCACGTGGTGCTGGCGGGCCGCAAGCGGGAGGCGCTGGAGGCCACCTCCGAGTCGATGAGGGGCCCCCGCGAGGTGCGCGTCCTGGACGCTTCCGTGGAAGCAGAGGTGGCGGCATTCTGCGAAGCGGTGGGCCCCTTCGACCACCTGGTGAGCACCGTGAGTCAGGGCACCGCCGGGCCTCTCACCGGGCTGGGCTCCGCGTCCATCGAGCGGGCCTTCGCCGCCAAGCTCTGGGCGCCCATCTTCCTGGTGAAGCACGCCTCGCCGCGCATCTCCCCGGAGGGCTCCTTCACCTTCTTCTCTGGCTTCCGTGCCTGGAAACCCGCCGTCGGCACCTCCATCACCAGCCTGGTCAATGGCGGTCTCGAAGCCTTTACCAAGGCCATGGCCGTGGAGCTCGCGCCGGTGCGGCTCAATGCCATCTCTCCAGGCGTGGTGGACTCCGGCTCCTTCTGGGACCGGCTCAGCGCCGAGGCCCGGGAGCGGCTCTTCGCGGACTACGCCAACAAAGCCCCTGCTCGCCGCGTCGGGAAGACGGAGGACCTGGCCGCCGCCACCCTCTTCGCCATGACCAACCGATTCCTCACCGGCACCGTCCTCACCGTGGACGGTGGTGGGGTGCTGATGTGAGGGGGCACGACGCGATGAAGCGAAACGACTGGCGAGCGCTCACGGGCGGGACCTTGCTGCTCCTGGTGGTCCTCCTCACCTCTCGCGAGGCGGACGCCCGAGAGAAGTCCCTCGCGGATCAGCTCGTGGGGACCTGGACGCTTGTCCTGGTCGACAACGTGCTTCCGGATGGGCAGCGGGTGCAGCTCTACGGTGCGGAGCCCCAGGGCCTCCTCATGTTCGATGGCCAGGGGCGCTACTCCATCCATATCCTCCGCGCGGGTCGGGCACGGTTCGCGTCCAGCGACAAGAGTCAGGGAACGCCGGAGGAGAACCAGGCCACCGTGCGGGGGACCAACTCACACTTCGGCCGGTACTCGGTGAATGAGAAGGAGCGCACGCTCACCTTCCACATCGACCACGCCTCATTCCCGAACTGGGAAGGAACAGAGCAGCGGCGCACCTTCACGCTGGCGGGCGACGAGCTGACATACATCGTCCCCGCGCCGACGACCGGTGGGACGGGGGCCGTCGGCGAGGTGAAGTGGAGACGCGCGAAGTAGCCACGAGTGAAGGGAGCGCCGCACCATTCGAGCTACGGGGAGACATCGTTGTCGTCAGCACCTGAGCCGCGCTGCTCGAACTGGAACGCTTCACCGTCCTGCGTGGCGCTACTCGGGGGAGTGAATGTCGGCACTGCCGGAAGAGACTCGTCGGGGTTCGACTTCACGCGCCGGGGCTACGCCAGATCGACCGGCGCGTAGTAGTGCTGGTCGCCGAGCGCGTCGACGCGCCGCCAGAAATCCTCGCCAACGGCCAGACCGCTCGCGCTCTTCTCGGCCGTCTGTCGCCAGAGCGCCCAGGACGCAGGGTGCAGCCTCGTAGCCTCTGCGAACTCGGCGACAGCTTCGTCGGCTTGCCCGTCGCGCATCAGGGCCTGGCCCAGGCGAAAGTGCGCATGCGCTTCGGTAATTGCTGCGTCAGGCACACTCAGCCGCGACATGACAGCCTTCGCATCGAGCGTGTACGGGCTCGCGCTGCCACGGACAGCCCAGTCGCGCACCGCGTGGAGATACGCGGCCTTCCCTCGGTCGCGCGCCTCGCGCGCCTCCTCCGGCATCGCGAAGGTCTTTCGGTCCATTTCACGGAAGCTGTCCGTCATGCCCGCAGATTCGGGTGGCCGCACCATCTGACCGGCGTCGTCGATCCAAACGGCCTGTGGCACGTTCACGAGGTTGTACAGCTCGGCGATGAGGTGGTCGCGGTCAATGAGGCAGGGGTAGCCGGGCGAGGCAGCCTCAATCCAAGGCCGGGCCGCGTCAGGCTGATCCAGCGCGACAGCCAGCACCGTGAACCCGTGCTCCTTCGCGGCTTGGTGGAGCGACTGCCAGACGGGCAACTCTCCTCGGCAGCCGCACCACGAGGCCCAGGTAACCAGGAAGACTTTGCGGCCTCGGTAGTCGGACAATCGATGCAGCCGCCCATCAAGGTCGGGCAACGCGAAGTCGGGCGCATTCAGCGAAGTCAGCGCGGCAGCACGGCGCGATGCGCCCTCGCCGAGCACCCAGATCTTCCCCGAGCGGCTATGCACGACAGGCCAGCCCGCGTGCCGCCACGCGCCCGCCGCATCGATGCGTTCCCCGTCGACCAGATTCTGGTTGCCGCGCGGGAAGGGCATACAGGTGTCATCTCGACACAGGCCCACGGGTTTCCACAACCAGCCGGTGGCGAGTTCAAGTTCCCCCTTGTCCAGCCAGAGGGCGTCGCCATCAACCGTCGCGCGCGCCAGGCGCGTGTCCTGCGATTCATGAAGCACTCGAATCTCGCGCGTCATCGAAACCCTCCCTGTCTTGAGTTGTGACACCCTACGCAGCGGAGAGAGTCGAAGCCTGCCCAATTCTCGTCCTCCCTTGCCTGATTCTCTCCCTGTGCGCAGAATCGGCCCGAATGCCTGCCAACCCATCCAAGCGAACGAACGACGAGGGGGTTCATGGGGACCTGCGGCGGCTGACCGAGTACGCGCTGCGACTCATTCCACCTTCGACTGCGCGAACGGCGCAGCTCGTCACGCCACGGCACGGCTTGTACCTGTTGCGGCAGCACCAGCGCACGGCCTTCGAGGCCGCCATCTATTCCCCGATGCTTTGTCTGATTCTCCAAGGATGCAAGGAGATGACCTTCGGCGAGCATCACTTTCGTCTGCGCGCCGGCGAGTGCGCGCTGGTGAGCCATGACCTGCCGATTGTCTCCCGAGTCCGGGAGGCACCCTATCTGGTGTTGCTCCTCAACATCGAAGTCGATGTGCTTCGGAGCCTCTACGAAGACATCGGCGAACGGGTGACGACCGCAGCCGAGGCGCGAGCGCTCGAGGTGCATCAGGCCGACTCGCGCCTTCTCGACGCCATCAGCCGCTATCTCACGCTCTCGGAGTCGGCGATGGACGCGCGGGTGCTCGGCCCGATGTTGCTCAAGGAGATCCACTACCGCCTGATGATGGCGCCGCTCGGCCCCATGCTGCGGAGCCTGATTCGGCACGACAGCCACGCGAGCTCGATCGCCCGCGCCATCGCGCTCCTGCGGCGAGACTTCCGCTCGCCGGTGGTGGTGGAGGAACTGGCGCGCGCGGTGGGGATGAGCGTTTCGTCGTTCCACAAACACTTCAAGGCCGTCACCTCGTCTTCGCCACTGCAGTACCAGAAAGGCCTGCGCCTGCTCGATGCGCGGCGGATGCTCGTGGCGGGCACGGCCTCGGTGACCGCGGTTGCGTTCGAGGTTGGCTACGAGAGTCCCAGCCAGTTCAGTCGCGAGTACACACGAAAGTTCGGACGGCCGCCCAGCCAGGACGTGGCGCCCAAGGCGCCCAGCGCCTCTTCACACGGGGCCCGTCGCGTCCCATCAAACCACCCCGACCCTCCCCTTCGGACTGAAGGCACACGCCTTCGCCCCACTCGCACCGTCAAGTCTCGAGATGGCGGGGTCTCCCCTGCGCCGTCTCGCACGCGCCAAGGGACAGCTCCTGGCAGTTCGGCTTGAGGATTCTTCCCCGCCTGGGCGCACAGCCGAAACTCGGAGCAATTCGAGCCGGAAACGTCCTTGCTGAATGCCCCCGACTCTCGTGCGAGCTCAGCCGGTCCGGCAGAGCCCTTCCCGCGTCACATTCCCAGCCGGCGCACCAGCTCGGCCGGCACTGGAAAGACGGTCTCCTTCGGCAGCAAGCGCACGGCATGATCCGCGCGCCCGTCGTCCAGGTGCTTGCGCACCTTCTGCACCAGCGGCGTCAGGTCGGTGATGGAGACAATCCAGTCCTTCACGAAGCTCTGGATGATGGCTCGCCCCAAGCCCACCTGGATGCTGTCATGTGGCAGCCCCGCCCCCCTTAGCGTGCGCTCTGGATCCCACTGCACATGGACGGGCGCGGCATCGAACGCCTTGCGCCAGGCCTCTGGGGAGCCATGGGCCTTGGGCTCGAAGCTCGTGAGCACCGCGGCGCCGAGTGCCTCCTCCCAGCCCGTGCGACGGACTCGCACCGCGAGCGTCCGCTCCTGCCCGCTCTTACGCCCCCAGTTGGAGCGATGCATCAGCCACAGGAAGCTGGGCTTGATCCACGTCATCCGCCCCACGGAGAAGGGCGGGCCGAACGTCTGCTCCTTCACCGCCACGTCCGCGATGGCATCCGGATAGGCCTGATACATCACGATGGACGTCCGATCGAAGTCGGCGCGGATCTCTCGGGCGGCGCTCACCGTGCCATGGCCTCCGTGGATGGGGGGCTGCGTCCCGTCGTCACGGCGCCCACAGTACCACGGGGGCCAGGGCGCCCCCACCCCAGGAGGGTTCTCGGAGGAGCTGGATGAACACGCGAGAGAGGCCCTGCTGGATTTTGGTCAGGATTCGCCCTCGCGAGCACAGCGGGGCGCATTGGTTAGTTGGTGAATGAATGCGAGGGGAACTATCCTTTCGGAGAATCCGGGCGACGCGAGTCCCGGCCCGGGAGCATCGTGTTGCG
Above is a window of Myxococcaceae bacterium JPH2 DNA encoding:
- a CDS encoding dihydrofolate reductase family protein; this encodes MGLLTFGLNVTLDGCIDHTQGIADDELHDYWTQLMDQSGAMLFGRNTYELMEGAWPAVAHDEKAPRAMREWAQKLEAKAKYVVSGSRSDFPWQNTSKVEGDLREAISALKAKTERGVLVGAPKLSTSLEEWGLIDEYRIVVHPIISGRGPTLFHGLSSARHLELLSTQRFKSGVQALHFRRRAG
- a CDS encoding ABATE domain-containing protein, with amino-acid sequence MAPAGELRDGFKFRSGRLCLDLPASLAARLKAEPKDLLETPHDLGRWLVAAGLAAKDPRPTDEELRLARELREALYQLAVARLRNEGMDSKARALVNRWAAEPPPAPQLGPEGLTWMRGGVHSLLAAVARDGVELLGGPLAERIRHCEGEGCALLFVDTSRSGQRRWCSMAGCGNKAKVEEFRRRQRGEGG
- a CDS encoding SDR family oxidoreductase, coding for MALAASEAGAHVVLAGRKREALEATSESMRGPREVRVLDASVEAEVAAFCEAVGPFDHLVSTVSQGTAGPLTGLGSASIERAFAAKLWAPIFLVKHASPRISPEGSFTFFSGFRAWKPAVGTSITSLVNGGLEAFTKAMAVELAPVRLNAISPGVVDSGSFWDRLSAEARERLFADYANKAPARRVGKTEDLAAATLFAMTNRFLTGTVLTVDGGGVLM
- a CDS encoding lipocalin-like domain-containing protein — translated: MKRNDWRALTGGTLLLLVVLLTSREADAREKSLADQLVGTWTLVLVDNVLPDGQRVQLYGAEPQGLLMFDGQGRYSIHILRAGRARFASSDKSQGTPEENQATVRGTNSHFGRYSVNEKERTLTFHIDHASFPNWEGTEQRRTFTLAGDELTYIVPAPTTGGTGAVGEVKWRRAK
- a CDS encoding redoxin domain-containing protein: MTREIRVLHESQDTRLARATVDGDALWLDKGELELATGWLWKPVGLCRDDTCMPFPRGNQNLVDGERIDAAGAWRHAGWPVVHSRSGKIWVLGEGASRRAAALTSLNAPDFALPDLDGRLHRLSDYRGRKVFLVTWASWCGCRGELPVWQSLHQAAKEHGFTVLAVALDQPDAARPWIEAASPGYPCLIDRDHLIAELYNLVNVPQAVWIDDAGQMVRPPESAGMTDSFREMDRKTFAMPEEAREARDRGKAAYLHAVRDWAVRGSASPYTLDAKAVMSRLSVPDAAITEAHAHFRLGQALMRDGQADEAVAEFAEATRLHPASWALWRQTAEKSASGLAVGEDFWRRVDALGDQHYYAPVDLA
- a CDS encoding AraC family transcriptional regulator: MPANPSKRTNDEGVHGDLRRLTEYALRLIPPSTARTAQLVTPRHGLYLLRQHQRTAFEAAIYSPMLCLILQGCKEMTFGEHHFRLRAGECALVSHDLPIVSRVREAPYLVLLLNIEVDVLRSLYEDIGERVTTAAEARALEVHQADSRLLDAISRYLTLSESAMDARVLGPMLLKEIHYRLMMAPLGPMLRSLIRHDSHASSIARAIALLRRDFRSPVVVEELARAVGMSVSSFHKHFKAVTSSSPLQYQKGLRLLDARRMLVAGTASVTAVAFEVGYESPSQFSREYTRKFGRPPSQDVAPKAPSASSHGARRVPSNHPDPPLRTEGTRLRPTRTVKSRDGGVSPAPSRTRQGTAPGSSA
- a CDS encoding DUF4291 domain-containing protein, with the protein product MSAAREIRADFDRTSIVMYQAYPDAIADVAVKEQTFGPPFSVGRMTWIKPSFLWLMHRSNWGRKSGQERTLAVRVRRTGWEEALGAAVLTSFEPKAHGSPEAWRKAFDAAPVHVQWDPERTLRGAGLPHDSIQVGLGRAIIQSFVKDWIVSITDLTPLVQKVRKHLDDGRADHAVRLLPKETVFPVPAELVRRLGM